One genomic segment of Plasmodium vinckei vinckei genome assembly, chromosome: PVVCY_03 includes these proteins:
- a CDS encoding PH domain-containing protein, putative — MFKMEIVNEGWVFKQSKYLKRLRKRYIILTKNFICSFKSEYYQGEKPTEILYLNKFTELTSMDDIKKIKSISTELGLEDIHLFNVCYNNRKILFVTMDKDEKNNWIRNNYIYRTARYLFFFSLFFIFFFAIFLFCFFSLFFAGHISKQMIRPTVLVNE, encoded by the exons atgtttaaaatggaaatagtAAATGAGGGGTGGGTCTTTAAACAAtcgaaatatttaaaaaggtTAAGAAAGAGATACATTATATTAACGAAAAATTTCATTTGTTCTTTTAAGTCTGAATATTATCAAGGAGAAAAACCAACCGAA ATATTGTACTTAAACAAATTTACGGAATTAACATCAATGgatgatattaaaaaaataaaatcaatATCAACTGAGTTAGGCTTAGAAGACATACATTTGTTTAATGTTTGTTACAACAAcagaaaaattttatttgtcaCAATGGATAAggacgaaaaaaataactgGATCcgtaataattatatttatcgcACTGCAcgctatttattttttttttcgctgttttttattttttttttcgctatttttttattttgctttttttcGCTGTTTTTTGCAGGGCATATTAGCAAACAAATGATCAGACCCACAGTACTGGTGAACGAGTAG
- a CDS encoding PCI domain-containing protein, putative, with the protein MNLNEENAITKKINWLRQLEERNPEYELKRRNIFPNYISLLNSIEECIRLKNGYKMNQILKLTQIPIYIYIIDNMTENDLRKKIKERNSLKSFEQLIIDHFNIIKILCNKNNINWDMLSSISCKFLSTFLQLYCNNLWLLPYLLSICSFLNHISTLADSHNNSKNDIFSDENEDINNKNKYTIEVLNSIRGKIGIVKGDPEKHGGFVILMLQSIKLCMKLNNMQITSSFLKIINSTDIEYAYIPKLFIVLFKCQLGKLYLQKMEYEKAENEFIWAFSNSQKNKIAFRKKILQAIISIRLNKGIYPPKNLLKKYNLHIYIDIIYSMKRGNIFLYNNVIQNFSKYFFENGLNECIDQIHFIVKRNLLKIIVDWWNQIIKDNPNKVYKVPISLFHHIFIWAGITQHHYYLETLCIITSLILFRYINAYISYDNNILVLSKNDPFPLLSQPRVSR; encoded by the coding sequence ATGAATTTGAACGAAGAAAATGCAATcaccaaaaaaataaactggTTAAGGCAGCTGGAGGAAAGGAACCCAGAGTATGAATTGAAAAGAAGGAACATTTTCCCAAACTATATTTCCTTACTTAATAGTATAGAAGAATGTATaagattaaaaaatggatataaaatgaatcaaatattaaaattaacacAAAtacctatatatatatatattattgataatatgactgaaaatgatttacgtaaaaaaataaaagaaagaaattcattaaaaagttttgaacaattaataattgatcattttaatataataaaaatattgtgtaataaaaataatataaattggGATATGTTATCAAGTATAAgttgtaaatttttatcaacaTTTCTTCAACTAtattgtaataatttatggCTACTTCCCTATTTATTGTCTATATGTtcctttttaaatcatattAGTACATTAGCTGATTcacataataatagtaaaaatgatatatttagtgatgaaaatgaagatataaataataaaaataaatatactatTGAAGTATTAAATTCTATAAGAGGGAAAATAGGTATAGTAAAAGGAGATCCAGAAAAACATGGAGGGTTTGTTATATTAATGCTTCAATCTATTAAATTATGCatgaaattaaataatatgcaaaTAACATCAagctttttaaaaattataaattctACAGATATtgaatatgcatatattcctaaattatttattgtcTTATTTAAATGTCAATtaggaaaattatatttacaaaaaatggaatatgaaaaagcggaaaatgaatttatttgggctttttcaaattcacaaaaaaataaaatagcttttagaaaaaaaatattacaagCCATAATATCTATACGTTTAAATAAAGGAATATATCCaccaaaaaatttattaaaaaaatataaccttcacatatatatagatattatatattcaatGAAAAGaggtaatatttttttatataataatgttattcaaaatttttcaaaatatttttttgaaaatggaTTAAATGAATGTATAGAtcaaatacattttattgtaaaaagaaatttaCTTAAAATTATTGTCGATTGGTGGaatcaaattattaaagaTAATCCAAATAAAGTATATAAAGTTCCTATATctttatttcatcatatttttatatgggCAGGGATAACACAAcaccattattatttagaaACTCTATGTATTATCACGTCCCTTATTTTGTTTAGATATATCAATGCTTATATTTCATACGACAATAATATACTCGTTCTCAGCAAAAACGATCCATTCCCGCTTTTGTCACAACCTCGTGTCAGCcgataa
- a CDS encoding 26S proteasome regulatory subunit RPN1, putative, giving the protein MAVEDKKAVSIKVPVKDTDADEKRRKLNNLKIKNEELNEEEKKKKEELELLITRLKDDDPNVVNLSITLLNKEIIDTSGILTSSLFALKVLKLHYNTLIEIHADMVFDDCKQKLSNMISALSTTIGDESNIVKYIITGNKKDLINYGHEYIKNLTTKLVIEYKNIKDEEAGQNQYNANNLIPTTTSISTSPISGTSKGGASNMINHIHELVNIIVPYCFNHNTEYEAIDLLIEVDRINDICQYVDDKSCERSILYLSNLTHYSSSTEEYYKLMEVILSILKKHKKHVECLKILLRLNRRDKIKDLIFECGDLLICKQMALICSRHCVHLEFTQEEIIKYPHLNLNEIFTLSSGEHLTSIFLKLAKDLDVEEPKLPEDIYKSHLEEKRNTNVWDSTKQNLASSFVNAFVNAGFCKDKLMTVNSSLWIYKNKDHGIISATASMGLLLMWNIDEGLSQIDKFQYSNDQYVKAGSLIAFGLACTNVKNECDPAYALLSEHIDAENSLEKMGAILGFGYAYAGTNRENMLDVLIPPLVDNGDIIECSVFAALSLGLIFVGSQNREIAECIIDTVLEREKINNSLDQPISKLYAVALGLLFLCSREKCEATLAALEIIKHPISKYIIATVEGMAFAGSNDVLKVQKMLQLLVEKRVDKKNADTSSANPPTADTNSGETNNANDTNTGANSGDNEGNSNNNSAPDAKKANTTGTGKTNTATPTNNPIEDNLDQCVAILNIALIALTDDISSEMTTRIVDHFLEYSNVHQKKAVPLALALLFASFPKPNIVDILSKLTHDPDPDVALHAIISLGFVGAGTNNSRIAILLRQLSTFYYKDPNATFVIRLAQGLLYMGKGLLTINPLHSSRSIINNVALGSLLITIHACLQLKSTILGKYHYLLYHLAPAMYPRMLTTVNENLEPLPVSVRVGQAVDIVGQAGNPKTITGFQTHVTPVLMLHTDRAELATEEYIPINDTLEGIVILKKDPNYVPPTTN; this is encoded by the exons ATGGCAGTCGAAGATAAAAAG GCTGTTTCAATAAAAGTTCCAGTGAAAGATACGGATGCTGatgaaaaaagaagaaaattgAATAAccttaaaataaaaaatgaagaattaaatgaagaagaaaaaaaaaaaaaagaagaattaGAATTACTTATAACCAGATTAAAAGATGACGATCCTAATGTTGTAAATTTATCAATAactttattaaataaagaaattatcGATACTAGTGGGATTTTAACATCTTCTTTGTTTGCATTAAAAGTTCTTAAGTTGCACTATAACACCTTAATCGAAATTCATGCTGATATGGTATTCGATGATTGCAAACAAAAGTTAAGTAATATGATTAGTGCATTATCAACTACTATTGGAGATGAAAGCaatattgtaaaatatattattactggtaataaaaaggatttaataaattatggacatgaatatattaaaaatttaactACAAAATTGGTGATAgagtataaaaatataaaagacgAAGAAGCAGGACAAAATCAATATAatgcaaataatttaattccAACTACTACTAGTATTTCTACTTCTCCTATATCTGGTACATCAAAGGGAGGAGCAAGTAATATGATTAATCATATCCATGAATTAGTTAATATCATAGTACCTTATTGTTTTAATCATAACACAGAATATGAAGCAATAGATTTACTTATCGAAGTAGATAgaataaatgatatttGCCAATATGTTGATGATAAATCATGTGAAAGatctattttatatttatctaaTCTTACTCATTATAGTTCTTCAACAGAAGagtattataaattaatggaagttatattatcaatattaaaaaaacataaaaaacatGTTGAATgcttaaaaattttattacgTTTAAATAGGagagataaaataaaagatttaatttttgaatgtggtgatttattaatttgtaaACAAATGGCATTAATATGTTCTAGACATTGTGTACATTTAGAATTTACTCAAGaagaaattattaaatatcctcatttgaatttaaatgaaatatttactTTATCATCAGGGGAACATCTAACatcgatttttttaaaattggcAAAAGATCTAGATGTAGAAGAACCCAAATTACCagaagatatatataaatcacACTTggaagaaaaaagaaatactAATGTATGGGATTCCACTAAACAAAATTTAGCATCTTCTTTTGTTAATGCTTTTGTAAATGCTGGATTTTGTAAAGATAAACTAATGACAGTTAACTCATCTTtatggatatataaaaataaagatcaTGGAATCATTTCTGCTACTGCATCTATGGGATTATTGTTAATGTGGAATATAGATGAAGGATTATCACAAATTGATAAATTCCAATATAGTAATGATCAATATGTAAAAGCGGGTTCTTTAATAGCATTTGGATTAGCATGTacaaatgtaaaaaatgaatgtgATCCAGCATATGCATTATTATCTGAACATATAGATGCAGAAAATTCTTTAGAAAAAATGGGAGCAATATTAGGATTTGGTTATGCATACGCAGGAACAAATAGAGAAAATATGTTAGATGTATTAATACCTCCATTAGTTGATAATGGCGATATAATAGAATGTAGTGTTTTTGCTGCTCTATCATTAGGACTTATTTTTGTAGGATCACAAAATAGAGAAATAGCTGAATGTATAATAGATACAGTTTTagaaagagaaaaaataaataactcGTTAGATCAACCAATATCTAAATTATATGCAGTAGCATTaggattattatttttatgttcaCGAGAAAAATGTGAAGCAACATTAGCTGCTTtagaaattataaaacacCCCATatctaaatatattattgccACTGTTGAAGGAATGGCATTTGCTGGGTCAAACGATGTTTTAAAAGttcaaaaaatgttacAATTATTAGTAGAAAAAAGAGTTGATAAGAAAAATGCAGATACATCTTCAGCTAATCCTCCTACTGCTGATACAAATTCTGGAGAAACAAATAATGCTAACGACACTAATACCGGTGCAAATAGTGGTGATAATGAAggaaatagtaataataatagtgcACCTGATGCTAAAAAAGCTAATACTACTGGTACTGGAAAAACAAATACAGCAACACCTACTAACAATCCAATAGAAGATAATTTAGATCAATGTGTTGCAATATTAAACATTGCATTAATTGCATTAACAGATGATATTAGTTCTGAAATGACAACACGTATTGTTGATCATTTTTTAGAATATTCAAATGTCcatcaaaaaaaagcaGTACCATTAGCATtagcattattatttgcatCTTTCCCTAAACCTAATATTGTTGATATATTATCTAAATTAACACATGATCCCGATCCAGATGTTGCTTTACATGCTATTATATCTCTCGGATTTGTCGGTGCAGGAACAAATAATTCACGAAtagctattttattaaGACAATTATCAACTTTCTATTATAAAGATCCCAATGCAACATTTGTAATTAGATTAGCACAaggtttattatatatgggAAAAGGATTACTAACTATAAATCCTTTACACTCTAGTCGAtctattataaataatgtagcATTAGGCTCTTTATTAATTACTATACATGCATGTTTACAATTAAAATCGACCATATTAGGAAAATATCATTATCTACTATATCACTTAGCCCCAGCTATGTATCCTCGAATGCTTACTACAGTTAATGAGAATTTAGAACCTCTTCCTGTTTCTGTGCGTGTTGGACAG GCTGTTGACATTGTTGGACAAGCAGGAAATCCAAAGACTATAACCGGATTCCAAACTCATGTCACCCCAGTTCTGATGCTCCACACGGATCGTGCTGAGCTCGCCACAGAAGAAT aTATTCCCATTAACGACACCCTTGAAGGAATCGTTATTTTGAAGAAGGACCCCAATTATGTTCCTCCTACAACCAATTGA
- a CDS encoding DNA-directed RNA polymerase II 16 kDa subunit, putative, which produces MANNNLHGDIQDLNLGPEFQNCKCLNLCELQLILGDQLRLTSKRNEDAQALIRSSFDYANRFATIKNRSSIVDIRTNLERIGELYEYEIAMLVNLLPKTILEARYFIPSLIRLNEETLNSILEHLISYKMYVS; this is translated from the exons atggCAAATAACAACTTACATGGCGATATTCAAGATCTAAACCTTGGCCCAG aaTTTCAAAACTGCAAATGCTTAAACTTGTGTGAATTACAACTAATTTTGGGCGATCAATTAAGGCTGACTTCAAAAAGAAATGAAGATGCTCAAgc aCTTATAAGATCTTCATTTGATTATGCAAACAGATTTgcaacaataaaaaatagaagtTCAATAGTTGATATTAGAACAAACTTAGAAAGAATAGGagaattatatgaatatgaaATAGCTATGTTAGTAAACCTATTACCTAAGACAATATTAGAGGCACGATATTTTATTCCATCCTTAATTAGGCTAAATGAAGAAACATTGAATTCAATATTAGAGCATCTCATAAGTTACAAAATGTATGTATCATAA
- a CDS encoding RNA-binding protein, putative, translating to MNQIFNSNGTIVCRNIPTDINRFEITEIFNKYGPLLGDGIYFGKKNSNTFFIKYVNFKDAVKAYESLKDNKSSEYDFKVSLSKSDEIKYKAIKGDKKSLEELKNVYKNNDQIIITEEMRNEFINEINEYVPEFSKKKREDPEKKKDKSFILNLLTKVDEPRENEQDNKLKEELKNYLNLNCLCAYNFDENNKLDNYLIPTFPN from the exons atgAACCAGATTTTTAATAGTAACGGGACTATAGTATGTCGAAATATTCCAACTGATATCAATCGATTTGAAATAAcagaaatatttaataaat ATGGTCCACTGTTGGGTGATGGCATAtattttggaaaaaaaaatagtaacacattttttataaaatatgttaattTCAAGGATGCTGTAAAGGCTTATGaa AGCTTGAAAGACAACAAAAGTTCGGAATATGATTTTAAAGTAAGCTTAAGCAAAAGCGACGAAATTAAATACAAGGCAATAAAAG GTGATAAAAAATCACTAGAAGAGttgaaaaatgtttataaaaataatgatcaaataataattactGAAGAAATGAGAAACGaatttattaatgaaataaatgaatatgtccctgaattttcaaaaaaaaaacgagaAGATcccgaaaaaaaaaaagataaatcttttattttaaaccTCTTGACAAAAGTTGATGAACCTCGGGAAAACGAACAAGACAACAa GCTAAAAGAAGAACTGAAAAATTACCTAAACTTAAATTGCTTATgtgcatataattttgacgaaaataataaacttgATAACTATCTGATTCCTACATTTccaaattaa
- a CDS encoding DNA repair protein RAD2, putative, with translation MGVKGLWSIVAPIGVRVNPEIFTGKRIAIDVSIWLYELIYGNNLKSSRNNNFDELGGVFNDLWLDFSEQNSDIRLNNLKKGHLYFFFLRICKLLYYNIRPIFIFDGTPPELKKRTIFQRNLKRKNNEEKVKKTAEKLIYNYYHKSLLKLLKKKKEKKEKKDGITGSKKNKDLSNEKDNKNPDLVENEKQEDINPLNNELNKLGTNNLIEIYEDIKENNESLNRISENVGSVKITAKEVLNICNNNTDDLNKIKSKVLMLTDEDISKLDQNKEVTKTAIEIGKENNDEIVDDIVMTKNMIRKKYYAGIPEDFKGFLSMRRTVDIIDINNFNINIDEVTKKMKEAEQKYSNKCDKNVFSNISTSMLLNNEEAEMGDEEVEVIENVENEMNVEENIMSYIKSENKMNSKEINVLEMPTNNLFVDGKDEYKVYYVNNEEIKIPLFKEINKEVFEKLPVKLQYRILQDIKEEWYADNRLKAIKSKDDMDIFSQVQIETYIRMIKTDFEIEKLKIKMAENIQNEKLDGELIINTNLSKKFNENLTARNYNDIKDTITKRKKKKKGKESFLNEILGGPGVQNFDGVVEIEEDEDPPEMASIPNAVEMGEDAETDKVTEIDQVFVKKTYDEKVSPTKLLSDYKESLLMKDEDLFGEDFFEIKNEEAVNGEKNKDGKIDKEEAESISKRVQDGITDDSFFIIEETELKSDEFTNLEMDKLEEKNNTEVEIIIDNNDNDDVENVKEQSNILVPTPSEPVVCVSSSESSSSSFESIAHGKEPLASLGDDDVVVLLSDKESTGKDDHLNNATVKEVEANAIEKDEVADKGDVVELADAVAEADVVEKDEVIELADMVEDAEGDVVDLGDAAEEGDAGRAQKFLTKEIMNNILIKKKIDLKNAGENDLLENFLNNKEVLDAFGESKVIENEEGIQGLEGIDEDMDEKTIDSRLNEKQKEGEELMKEYKRLKNTNITINEEMNEDIKLLLDFFGIPYIQSPCEAEAQCSYLNNNNYCDAIISDDSDVIVFSGKTIIKNFFNKKKTVEVYEKNLIERKLGLYQDDLINISMLCGCDYTVGVHGIGIVNALEVVKAFPTFEDLKILKEIVSNPLRHLYQENDENNYSDEIKHFLNTHKNYKLNWIFPKNFPDREVYKCFKYPKVCKDIKKFEWHPPNMNNIIHYLNKTTNISEEKIFDVLDPILKKYNVKVRSYQLRIEDFFPVIEKKRKSVDDLINTIRNKKKSTTPKKTTTPRKKKSTSKQNANNNNEWSDNSSNQPNVTDEMSNLIDANPSGIVVSKRMSNALKHIKKRKETIKNSASKKGTQKDA, from the coding sequence ATGGGAGTAAAAGGACTTTGGTCTATAGTAGCACCTATAGGTGTTCGTGTTAATCCTGAAATATTTACTGGAAAAAGAATAGCAATTGATGTAAGTATATGGCTATatgaattaatatatggaaataatttaaaaagttcacgaaataataattttgatgaaTTAGGAGGAGTATTTAATGATTTATGGCTAGATTTTAGTGAACAAAATAGTGATATAAGattaaacaatttaaaaaaaggacatttatattttttttttttaagaatatgtaaattgttatattataatataagaccgatttttatttttgatggTACTCCTcctgaattaaaaaaaagaactaTATTTCAAagaaatttaaaaagaaaaaataatgaagagaaagttaaaaaaacagcagaaaaattaatatataattattatcataaaagtttattaaaattgttgaaaaaaaaaaaagaaaagaaagaaaaaaaagatggTATAACAGgttctaaaaaaaataaagatctTTCTAACGAAAAAGACAATAAAAATCCTGATTTagtagaaaatgaaaaacaaGAAGATATAAATCCTTTgaataatgaattaaataaattaggtacaaataatttaattgaaatatatgaggatataaaagaaaataatgaatcaTTAAATAGAATTTCTGAAAATGTAGGAAGTGTAAAAATAACAGCAAAGGaagtattaaatatttgtaataaCAATACAgatgatttaaataaaataaaaagtaaagTTCTCATGCTTACTGATGAAGATATTTCTAAGTTAGACCAAAATAAAGAAGTAACAAAAACCGCTATAGAAATCGGAAAAGAAAACAATGATGAAATAGTTGATGATATTGTTatgacaaaaaatatgataagaaaaaaatactatgCAGGTATACCAGAAGATTTCAAAGGATTCTTATCTATGCGAAGAACAGTTGATAttatagatataaataattttaatataaacattgatgaagttacaaaaaaaatgaaagaagcagaacaaaaatattcaaacaAATGCgataaaaatgtgttttcaaatatatcaaCAAGTatgttattaaataatgaagaagCAGAGATGGGAGATGAAGAGGTCGAGGTTATTGAAAATgttgaaaatgaaatgaaTGTTGAAGAAAACATTATGAGCTATATTAAatcagaaaataaaatgaactcaaaagaaataaacGTTTTAGAGATGCCAAcgaataatttatttgtagATGGGAAAGATGAATATAAAGtttattatgtaaataatgaagaaataaaaattccattatttaaagaaataaataaagaagtaTTTGAAAAGTTACCAGTTAAATTGCAATATAGAATATTGCAAGATATAAAAGAGGAATGGTATGCAGACAATAGATTAAAAGCTATAAAATCAAAAGATGATATGGATATTTTTTCACAAGTTCAAATTGAAACATATATTCGTATGATTAAAACAGATTttgaaattgaaaaattaaaaataaaaatggcagaaaatatacaaaatgaaaaattagatggtgaattaattattaatactaatctatcaaaaaaatttaatgaaaatttaactgctagaaattataatgatattaaaGATACTATTACAAAAcgtaagaaaaaaaaaaaaggtaaagaatcttttttaaatgaaatattggGAGGTCCAGGAGTGCAAAATTTTGATGGGGTTGTTGAAATTGAGGAGGATGAAGACCCCCCTGAAATGGCTAGCATTCCAAATGCAGTGGAAATGGGTGAAGATGCAGAGACTGACAAAGTTACTGAAATTGATCAAGTGTTCGTAAAGAAAACATATGATGAGAAAGTGTCACCCACAAAATTGCTGAGCGATTATAAGGAAAGTCTACTAATGAAGGATGAGGACCTATTTGGCGAAGacttttttgaaataaaaaatgaagaagcTGTAAATGGTGAGAAGAATAAAGACGGTAAGATTGATAAAGAAGAAGCCGAATCTATTTCAAAACGGGTTCAGGATGGAATTACAGATgactcattttttattatcgaGGAAACAGAATTAAAATCAGATGAATTTACAAATTTAGAGATGGACAAgttagaagaaaaaaataatacagaagtagaaataataatagataataatgataatgatGATGTTGAAAATGTAAAGGAACAATCAAACATTTTAGTGCCTACTCCCTCTGAGCCAGTTGTTTGTGTTTCATCGTCTGAGTCTTCTTCATCAAGCTTTGAATCGATTGCTCATGGGAAGGAACCTTTAGCCAGTCTTGGCGATGATGATGTGGTTGTTTTGCTAAGCGACAAAGAGTCGACGGGAAAGGACGACCATCTCAACAATGCCACTGTAAAGGAGGTCGAAGCCAATGCTATTGAGAAGGATGAAGTGGCTGATAAGGGTGACGTGGTTGAACTAGCTGATGCTGTTGCGGAGGCTGACGTGGTTGAGAAGGATGAAGTGATTGAGCTGGCTGACATGGTTGAAGATGCGGAGGGTGACGTAGTTGATCTGGGTGATGCTGCTGAGGAGGGCGACGCGGGGCGCGCTCAAAAGTTTTTAACCAAAGAGataatgaataatattcttataaaaaaaaagattgaTTTGAAAAATGCGGGTGAGAACGATTTGCTCGAGAATTTTTTGAACAACAAAGAAGTGCTAGATGCATTTGGTGAGTCAAAGGTGatagaaaatgaagaaggTATTCAGGGGTTGGAAGGGATTGATGAAGATATGGATGAAAAAACAATAGATAGTAGGTTGAacgaaaaacaaaaagaagGAGAAGAATTAAtgaaagaatataaaagattaaaaaatacaaatattacAATAAACGAAGAAATGAATgaagatataaaattattattagatTTTTTTGGAATACCATATATACAATCACCTTGTGAGGCTGAAGCTCAATGCTcgtatttaaataataataattattgtgATGCAATAATTAGTGATGATTCAGATGTAATAGTTTTTAGTGGTAAAactataattaaaaatttctttaataaaaaaaaaacagttgaagtatatgaaaaaaatttaatagaaAGAAAGTTAGGATTATATCAAGatgatttaataaatatatcgaTGTTATGTGGTTGTGATTATACAGTAGGTGTACATGGGATAGGTATTGTTAATGCTTTAGAAGTTGTTAAAGCATTTCCTACATTTGAAGacttaaaaattttaaaagaaattgtTTCAAATCCTCTTAGACATTTATATCAGGagaatgatgaaaataattactcagacgaaataaaacattttttaaatactcataaaaattataaattaaattggATATTCCCTAAAAATTTTCCTGATAGAGAAGTttataaatgttttaaatatcCAAAAGTTTGTaaagatattaaaaaatttgaatgGCATCCTCCTAAcatgaataatattatacattaCTTAAACAAAACTACAAATATTTctgaagaaaaaatttttgatGTTTTAGATCccatactaaaaaaatataatgtcAAAGTTCGAAGTTACCAACTAAGAATAGAAGACTTTTTTCCTGTCattgaaaaaaagagaaaatcTGTTGATGATTTAATAAACACAATtcgaaacaaaaaaaaaagtactACCCCAAAAAAAACTACTACACcccgaaaaaaaaaatcaacaTCCAAACaaaatgcaaataataataatgaatggAGTGACAATAGTTCAAATCAACCAAATGTAACCGATGAAATGTCTAACTTGATAGATGCTAATCCTTCGGGAATTGTCGTATCAAAAAGAATGTCAAATGCgttaaaacatattaaaaagagaaaggaaacaattaaaaattctGCATCTAAAAAAGGAACCCAGAAAGATGCATAG
- a CDS encoding cysteine desulfuration protein SufE, putative — MYRNKIIQICIIYILYIILLSSINCTKINKKNIANINTYSIRRPNKSITKLHKQKKEKKKLFIKNYQLKNKNRINYLKTIFDNITGNQFPQNSDIDSYNLTPKLKKTVQFFQSLSNNPYNKSQEVILMGKKCPPMPNELKTRENQVLGCQSTVYIYPKVRLEDNKKIIDWLGYSDGLLTKGIVYILIDGLSGYTPEEILKVNPNFISLTGISDFLTMSRINGYLNIMNKIKIFSEQIIKNIEY, encoded by the exons atgtatagaaataaaataatacaaatatgtattatatacatactatacattattttactCTCGTCAATCAATTgtacaaaaattaataaaaaaaacattgcCAATATCAATACTTATAGCATAAGACGCCCAAACAAGTCTATAACCAAATTACATAaacaaaagaaagaaaaaaaaaaattattcataaaaaattatcaactaaaaaataaaaaccgaataaattatttaaaaaccATTTTTGATAACATAACAGGAAACCAATTTCCTCAAAATTCAGATATAGATAGTTATAATTTAACTcccaaattaaaaaaaacagttCAGTTTTTTCAATCACTGTCCAATAATCCATATAATAA AAGTCAGGAGGTCATATTAATGGGAAAGAAATGCCCACCCATGCCAAATGAATTGAAAACAAGGGAAAATCAAGTTCTG GGATGTCAATCAACggtgtatatatatccaaAAGTGAGATTAGaggataataaaaaaattattgacTGGTTAGGATATTCAG ATGGACTTTTAACAAAAGgaattgtttatattttaattgatGGTTTGAGTGGATATACCCCTgaagaaatattaaaagtaaatcccaattttatttccttaACTGGGATTTCAGATTTTTTAACAATGAGCAGAATAAATggatatttaaatattatgaataaaataaaaatattttccgagcaaattattaaaaatatagaatacTAA